The DNA segment tctatccctaaaagctgtacatacgAAATTTGTATTCgttaaataaaaaccttgaaaaaaaGACATTGAGGAAATTCAGAAGGATCTTAACGGGGGAGCAATAAATTAAGCCTTGTGTTTTGGAGTGACTGCTCTTGCAATAGCATGAAAAATGAATAGTAGAAGGTTCACAGTGGAAGTAAGGAGACGAGGTAAAAGATTTTAGCACTGGTATAGAAGAAAACTAATAGTGGTCTCACTGAAAAAATTGTGGAATTGTGAATAGAAAGCAGTAAGTGGATGGTTGGAGAAAAAGTTAGGAGGCAGAGTTGATAAGAGTGGTTGGGTGGTATCAAGGAGAGGGAAAAGTTAGATGACTTGTCTTTCATTTGGGCCACTTGGTGGATGGAGGTGATAACCACTTAATCAATGAAACTGGAAAAACAAGTGGAGGAAAACGCTTAAAATGGGAGAAGATGGATGAGTTTTGCTTGAATATAACATGTTTTATGGTCCTACAAGCTATCTAAGTGGTGCTATCCAGCCAAAAATTGGATACACTGGCCAGGAGCTTCACATAAATCTGGCCTACAGACATAAATGTTTTTGTCATCATGCCTTTGGCTATTGAAGATGCTTGGTCACTGAAGAGAACTTAATAACCATTTTCCATTTTGacagtgttttcattttaaacacaCTACTTCCAAATTCTGCTATCCCAAAATGTAGTGTTCATTGGCTGTTGGTCTACTTATTATTCCACAAGAATTATagtaagaatgtaaaatggtgtacAATAAAAATCCATATAATAGCAAGATTATATTGTGGTAGATTATAGGGATCTTAAGGATCTTCACTGcagtaaaatgttaatatttggtAAATTCATTACACTAGGGAATAGTTATTTGGTACTCACCTGATCAAATAGAGCTCTTTATTCCACGGGTAGATATTTAACACTGGCCCAACCCCGATCATGTGGTTCTGACATTCTCCAACATTTTCAATATATTCATGCTTCAATGGTACTTTGCTGAGGAGTTCAAATTCCTCAGGTGCCTTTTGAAGTACCTGTTCTGCTGCATAGAATCCATCTACCAGCAGTGTCCTGCCACCCGTTCCTTCATGCTTAAGACAGTGAAACACTTGAATACTAGagtgcaaagaaaagaaaattctgttcAGTGGAGAATAGAGAACATatcaaaattacagaaaattatatatgaaatcATTTCTGAATCTGTGTCACTTTCTTTTCATAAAAAACAATTACAGCAATTGTGgcaaacagtatggagattccttggaaatatgaaaatagatctaccatatgacacagacatcctactcctgggaatttacccaaataaaatgaaatcagcatatgaaagttatctgtaccccctgtttattgcagctcaatttacaacagctaagatatggaatcaacccagatgtctatcaactgatgactggataaagaaaatgtggtatataaacactatggaatactacttggccataaaaagaatgcaatcctgtcttatataacaaaatgaatgcaactagaaaccattatacttagcgaaataagccagtcccaaaaagacaaaattgtgttttccctgatctgtggtaactaatagaatattaaaaaagtgaggtatatgaatgaaattgacattttgagatttgattattgtttatagcccttgtctctgctgttgaggaatggtgttttttttcttcttactgtttattgaatacttagtggagggttgagcttatgattacaaaataaactgaaagtatgtcattgtaaaacaaaaaaggaaagaaagacataTGAGGTTTCCCCCCTCATATCCAATTGTACAGTTTGGAATAGCAATGTCACTGGAGATTTCTTCTAAATATACTTGATATGTATTGAAGCCTATATGTGCTGGGCCTGGGAATACATGAATAAGGTGTTTTTAATCATTTAATGTTTAGTTGTTTGTTTGAGagaacagagatagagaaagagacagaggcagagagagaggcagagaaagagaaagattctatcagctagttcccttttcaaatgctcacagcagctggaggtcaaagccaggagccaggagccaggagccaggagccaggaacttgatcagGGTCTCAATAAAATATGATAGGTACTATAATAAAATTGTATTCAAGAGACAGACAATAAACAAAAGAATGATCTGCTCTGGTGGAGTGTTGTGTAAAGAAATGTTTTGGAGGAGGGTTTGGTGGCTTGGCTTAATCTTAAAGAATGAGCAAGAATTGGACTAGAATGAGATTGAGGTGCTGAGAAGAGAGCATTCCAGGCAAAGAAACAGTATGACCAAATATGCTGATGTAAAATCACAAGGTTTATTCAAGGAAGAAAGTCAGAAGTTCCTCTTGGCACAGCACTGAGAacaaaagaatgattttaaacTGTGAAACTCTATGctcatattaacattttaaagagcTGACTATGGCAGTAGTGTGGACAATGGACTAGTGGAAAGCAAGATGACAAAAAGCTTTGAAAACAACTTGGATAATTTAAATAGTTGATAAATTATTGAGGGCTTGAGCTTAGAGAGGCATTTGATAGAGAAGAGTGCATACCTGAGAGACACTACAGTGGTAGAACTGGCAGGAGTTGATAACTATTTGATGTGGAGGATGAAGGACAGTCAAGAATCTAAAGTGACTCCAGTTTTCTCACCTGCACAGCTTTAAAGATGATAGTGCTATTTATTAAgacagagaggccggcgctgcggctcacttggctaatcctctgcctgcggagccggcaatATGTCAAATGCTCTAAATACATCATGTATTTTAATCCCTTAGCAACACTAATGGATAGGTTTTATTATtaatctcattttacagatgaagaagctgaggcACAGGGCGGTAAAATAACTTGTCCAAGATCATAAAGCCAGTACATGGGATGCAAATGCAAGTGTAGCTTATGCCATAACCTGAACTTTGAGGTCTTTTTTattaacaattattttaatttaagtcatacaagtttcatatatttcatatatacagatttaggaacttagtggctcttctccccctaccctccctcccacccatattccaacccttcctccccatgcatctcagattcccactcttattttttacaatggTCTATTTTCAATATACTTAATTTTTGTATAGTTAACCCCACTCTGAgtgaaaaaattcaacaaatagtatgaagagaaataaaacaaaacaaaacactgttcctcaatggaagagacaagggctataagcaatcattgattctcaaaatgtctatttcactccaaaacATTACATTTCAGCTTCTATAAGTTAtgttggatcagggaaaacatgatatctgtcatTTTTGGACTGGTTTATTTgactaagtacaatggtttccagctgcaacaatcttgttacaaaagacaggatttcatttttgtttttacagctgagtagtactccatagtgtatgtggggagcaatccggactggactgagttactggaattaagacttattctatgcatctgctctcccacaacatggcgctgggagagaagtaaacagcttccgcacagctgcctccagttcaaccaataagctgtaggacttgctcctgattggaggagagcagcgtactcggcatgtgggcagccgagttgggattggcggaggaggactataaaggaggagagagacggcatgcaccaggaacatctaaggggaacatctaaggggaacacctgtgcagctccccgagaaagccggccggcggtgtgccgctcccctgcggaagtggggaatgtggccagggggaactgcccttccacggaggtggaagggacagtagccaacccgggaagaaccagcagcaaacccggggagggctgagcagacgagagaacagcgcagggtcctgtgtcgttcctccacgaagagggggagcgacataatggtgccgtgactcggataggaaacctgactcgaataggaaacttaggacggataggaaacttaggaggaaagaaacgggaagaactgggaaaataccggagagagagactagcaaacagcctagggaaaagccggacgaaaagggtgccggaagaagctattgaaagcctaggcatagactcagatacggactacggggggaagctgggagaaatctctaaggtcgaaagcgaaagtgaaagctagaacaaacagactcggatgcggactgtggggagaggccaggagaaatgagggaggaatatcgttggaggaaagtttggggaaacataccgggtagagaaaaatgttagggaaattgaagccgcgggggccaggccaaggcggaaacgaaagccactttgggattctcaagttagcccgggaatggggggcaaaaagttgaaaccagaagctgaaacgtaagccagattgggatccgtctgattagcccggggagcaaaggacgggaagccaaatcgtggggcggagacgtaagctgggttgaattcgccaggctagcctggggaacttggattgaatgctagtggcggacacgtaagctacgctgtgtgactcgcggaagccgccgcgtgcagagagagcacggggcgtgaatagatggggaacgcggggctggcgcgaggccgtggttcagacgcgaaagggttaagtgcgagaccgcggagtgtgcgcgcaaagccgagccgcgcggATGGGAGAGAcgtgggctgaagcggctcagccggaaggccgccgagaaatagcctcggggcggagcctgccggcagggcgaggcaccgggaggctgcggggataagagaaacagaagttttagaagtaaaatgagagaaataggaatgctggcagaagtaaaataggagaaatgggaatgcccggagatagagaaatagagaaagagaaaggcctccccacaacacagcaatgtgagagcttggattcggtctgcctgattgagtgaggcgatgagcacctgcggcggctggcagcttatgcgccgcaggtcaccgaagacaggcacgaattaacatcagtaaggcctccccacaatacaacaatgagaaagcttggattcggtctgcctgattaaggcggtaagcgccagcaagcagctcgaccagagtatgagctgcaggtcaccgaagataggcacgaaccaacactaataagtctcccccacaatacggcaatgagaaagcttggattcggtctgcctgattaaggcggtaagcgccagcaggtggctcgaccagagtatgagccgcaggtcaccgaacacaggcacgcatcagcgcctaaaaacctcctcacaacatggcgaagagaggacccggattcggtttgcctgattgataggacttgtaagaacctgtggcaactctagcaagtagagcagagtgtgtgccgcgggacaccgaagacaggcgcatatcaacgccaaaaataaaaagaaagggggatctgtggggagcaatccggactggactgagttactggaattaagacttattctatgcatctgctctcccacaacatggcgctgggagagaagtaaacagcttccgcacagctgcctccagttcaaccaataagctgtaggacttgctcctgattggaggagagcagcgtactcggcatgtgggcagccgagttgggattggcggaggaggactataaaggaggagagagacggcatgcaccaggaacatctaaggggaacatctaaggggaacacctgtgcagctccccgagaaagccggccggcggtgtgctgctcccctgcggaagtggggaatgtggccagggggaactgcccttccacggaggtggaagggacagtagccaacccgggaagaaccagcagcaaacccggggagggccgagcagacgaaagaacagcgcagggtcctgtgtcgttcctccacgaagagggggagcgacagtgtatatataccatcatttctttattcagccaacagttaatggacatctgggttcattccatatcttagctattatgaattgtgctgcaatgaacatggaggtacagaaaactctttcatatactgatttcttttggtttgggtaaattcctaggagtgggatggctgataggtctatatttagatttctgaggtatctccatattgtcttccacagtcaTAACCTGAACTTTGAACCACTACAACTATACTGCTAATCTACTTTGTCCTTGCCATTTAATCAAAAGAGTTAAATTAAAAGCACAGTTTCTTATCTCTGGTGATGGTCATAAGGGAAGAGTTAGTCAATATTTGAACCTCAGCCTCTATCCAGCTGCTTCTCAtccattttcctctttcttcctttcttcatccTCTAGAATGAGGATGCAGAGTTATAGGTATCTCCATACATTTATAACACTGAGCAGGATCTCTGAAAGCAGGAAAATTAAGtatgatatatatcatatttgGCTCAGTAGCTTCTGAGTCTATGTTAAAAAGGCTATTTCTCAGTCATTTATCCTCTCAATCTTCTTGTAAATCAGATTTAAAATTCTCTCAATACCATACCCAAAGCAGTCACATTTGTAAGGGTTGACCTCTTTGCAATAATTTAATAACTAGATGCAGGAAAAGTATGCAAATTCCAAAACTAACAGTTaacctgtactttttttttggtaagttaaATTTACTttgagaaaaacaattttaacaaaACTAAAACTACATTTATGAAGTAAGGAGGGTTTTTaatcacttaatatttttattcccaTGAGTATGAAGAAGACTGAGctagggtatttcaaaaagatcACATCTCTAgcggaagagaaaaaaaaaacagtcatacAAATCTGGAGCAGCAAATGTGATTTTGGTTCAAAGAGACTGGAAAATGACTAAGAAGTCATTCAAGATCATCACATGTAAAGATGCTACTCAGTAAAGTCTATTCCACCTACCCACAGGGCTCTTGAAAATAGGTAGTGTCAGTGTGCCTATCCAGAGCTAGCTTCGTGTATGCAGTGTCACCTCTGGAGAAGTCTGAAGTGAAATGCCACATCCTCCCATAGATAGTTTCTCTGTCAAATGAAATAAAGGAAGATCTGTTAGCTATTGGAAATTATCATTCTTGTCTCCCAAAAACTCTTTCCAGTACTTTCTTAATTATTTAAACATAATAACacattttttgtttcatatttccaTCCACAAGGTAAAAATGAGAGTTGAACACCACATCAGGTTTGACAAATCTGTTACTGGTTAATATTCTAAGAAGTTGATGGGAAAACTTGAAGTATAACGTATTCTGAAAGCTTGGAGTATTAACCTACGCTTCGATGTGTCCACTTTTAATAGCCTTTACATTCAGGATTCCTCCAAGTGCTCATCTTCCTTtcataaaaaaagataatatagtTGCTTctagcagtgattttttttaaaaaatgtattattgttttatttttacagctcttgtcttttttttcttttttaacttttatttaatgaatataaatttccaaagtacagcttatggattacaatggcttcccccccataacttccctcccacctgcaaccctcccctttcccgctccctctccccttccgttcacatcaagattcattttcgtttctctttatatacagaagatcagtttagcatatattaagtaaagatttcaacagtttgctcccacacagaaacataaagtgaaaaatagcgtttgagtactagttatcaGCTCTGTCTTTTATTAACATTATTTCTTCAATAAAGATGTAAACTTTCTAATATTTTGGATACTCCAATTTTCAAGGGTGATTGAAAAATTTCCATATTCTTCATGTTACACAGAAGTAACTAATGTAGACACTCACTCATCTTTTGGCAATagagaaataaggaaagaaaaagggatAGTTTTACTGAGACTTGCTATTATCATTTTTGTATCTATCCTTGAGGTatacttcatatttttttcaacttcccattttatttttcatttcctgaggtaaaaataacaataaagagGAAATTTTCAACAATGTAAAATTCATAAAAGACTTAGAATAGTCTCCtaactttaattcttttttaaaaataatttttatttacataaagtaaaaaattcatgtatttcatatatacagaattaggagcatagtgacagttcccacccatgctcccaccctccctcatccctctttatttattctttcttttaatttttacaatgatatactttcaatttattttataatcatgtgcttaatcctccactaagtaagaaattaaacaaatggaagaaaaaaaatcactgttactcaacagtagagacaagggctcttGTAATTATTGTCCTGGTGGGTTCAGATCTGAATAAAGGTCActttaatattttaacttttagagTTCATCTTCTGGGAACGCCAAGTCTAAATGGGCAATGATCTTTCTTTTGAACTAAAATTGCCAAAACCTTCTAAATTTCTTGCTTACCAGTACAGTTTCTTTCACTTGAAAGTTCTCACTTTGTTTCAAACAGAAAGACTTAAATGTTGTTGACACAGAGCAAATGACACAGCATACTGTCTGCTACACAATGAACTATATCTGGgactttttaagtaaaatgaaagtgCTAATTATAGTAATGTAGATTTCTATCACATTTAACAACACAGATCAATCTATATAACACCTAGAACTGCAGAGTGGTAATAAAAACAGCACTGTTTTTAGACCAAGGAAACAAACTATTTGAATTCCAGTTCTATTTCTTACTAGCAGAGCAACCCTGAGAAAACTACTTACTATATCCGAGTGTCAGGTGCCTCATCCAGAGGACAGGGGATAAAACACACATTTATCTGGACTACTATAATGACCCAAATTAAATATAGATCCGAATTTGTTGGTTAAGTGCTGTACAATGTGGTAAGGCAGTATTATTAacaacttactcctcatgtaggatctctgttccttagtgtgctgtacattgagatttaatgctataactagtactcaaacagtatttttcactttatgtttctgtgtgggagcaaactgttgaaatctttacttaatatatgctaaactgatcttctgtatataaagagaaacgaaaatgaatcttgatgtgaatggaaggggagaggtagtgggaaaggggagggttgcgggtgagagggacgttatggggggaagccattgtaatccataagctgtactttggaaatttatattcattaaataaaagtttaaaaaaagaggtaatctaaccattagaaaaaaaaataaaaatcattcacaAGTtgatggacaaaaaaaaaaaaaaaaaaaaactcgccTCTGAATCAAACCTTAGCAATCATAGAAAGTCAAGAATGGATGATCTTTATACACCGACTTATTTAATCCTCTTCTGAGCAGATGGGAATGTATACAGGTCAGTGGAGGAGGGGGAATTGAgagtgtttatgtgtgtgtgtgtgtgtgtgtaaaggacTTGCCTATTATCACACATCTTGATGGTACAACTTGGACTATTACCTAGTTACTCACACTCAGTGTTCTTTCTCATGTACAATGATACTTCTCACTTCGAGGATCACTGGTCTAGAAAAATACATCAGTGACTTTATTATATTTAACATATAAGTATCTTTAGAGATTATAAACCTAGTCCTCAAATAAAGCACTAAAAGTGGGAGTCTCCTTATTCAGATTACAAAATATTCTGGTTTGTAAACAAGGGACACCATACCTATTATATTTCTTCATTGGTACTTACGCTATAGAAAATAATTACTGTGGATTTCAGAAAACTAACTAATTACCTGATCAAGCTGATCCTTTCTGCCAACCTTGCTGTGTGCTCCTGAGTGGGAGGGACATTTTCTACAAATGCAATTCCATAGAGCAGAAAGTTTTGCAAAAACTTCTTCAGTCCCTCATTACTTTCTAAGAAGCTCTGGAAATCTACAGATGGAACTTGAGCTTGCTGGTAGATCTCGGCATTCCATAATATTCTAGGCTGGATAACCTTCTGTTTCTGCCCTTCGTAGCTGTTTTTCGCCAGCCAATCCAAATCATATCTAGTCACATGACCATCTGGCCCTTTTAAggggaaaataaaatgcattagatagttattataaataatatgaacAATTTATTGGTTAAAAATGCTAtccttggggctagcactgtggcatagcaggttaagctgctatctgcagtgccagcatcccatatgggcacgagttccagtcccagctgctcactccgatcaagctccttgctaatggcctaagagagcagcagaggatggccccacgtgggagacccggaagaagctcctggctcctggattcagatcagcccagctccagttgttgtgaccatttggggagtgaaccatcagatggaaaactctctctctctctctctctctctctctctctctgtgtgtgtgtgtgcgcatatctctgtttcttcctctctgtaactctgcttttcaattaaatcaataaatcttttttttcccatgtgtataaccttctttattttttttaactttatttaaggtatacaagttccatgtatttcatatacacagatttaggaacatagtgatacacTTCCCgctctactctccctcccactcacattccaacccttcctcctccctctcctattcccactgttaatttttacaaagatctattttcagtgtactttatactcataggttaaccctacactaagtaaagagttcaacaaatagtatgctaaaaaaaagacactgttcctcaacagtaaagacaggagctataaacaatcattctTTTATAAATGCTGAGTTCTTTATTGTTTatgaaaacaggggctggtgccatggcgtagcaggtaaagctgcctcctgcagtgctggcatcccatatgggcactggtccaagttccggctgctctacttctgatccagctctctgctatggcctgggaaggcagtagaagatggcccaagtccttgggcccctgcacccttctgggaagacccgggggaagctcctggctcc comes from the Oryctolagus cuniculus chromosome X, mOryCun1.1, whole genome shotgun sequence genome and includes:
- the TMLHE gene encoding trimethyllysine dioxygenase, mitochondrial isoform X11 — translated: MWNCKLSHLQSKLQALLKGGVICRTLQQPNFKSSFLLTIHRYHTVSKPLNCAWQQHEDHFGPDGHVTRYDLDWLAKNSYEGQKQKVIQPRILWNAEIYQQAQVPSVDFQSFLESNEGLKKFLQNFLLYGIAFVENVPPTQEHTARLAERISLIRETIYGRMWHFTSDFSRGDTAYTKLALDRHTDTTYFQEPCGIQVFHCLKHEGTGGRTLLVDGFYAAEQVLQKAPEEFELLSKVPLKHEYIENVGECQNHMIGVGPVLNIYPWNKELYLIRYNNYDRAVINTVPYDVVHRWYTAHRTLTKELRRPENEFWVKLKPGKVLFIDNWRVLHGRESFTGYRQLCGCYLTRDDVLNTARLLGLQA
- the TMLHE gene encoding trimethyllysine dioxygenase, mitochondrial isoform X8, with the protein product MWNCKLSHLQSKLQALLKGGVICRTLQQPNFKSSFLLTIHRYHTVSKPLNCAWQQHEDHFELQYANTVMRFDYVWLRDHCRSASCYNSKTHQRSLDTASVDLCIKPKTIRLDETTLFFTWPDGHVTRYDLDWLAKNSYEGQKQKVIQPRILWNAEIYQQAQVPSVDFQSFLESNEGLKKFLQNFLLYGIAFVENVPPTQEHTARLAERISLIRETIYGRMWHFTSDFSRGDTAYTKLALDRHTDTTYFQEPCGIQVFHCLKHEGTGGRTLLVDGFYAAEQVLQKAPEEFELLSKVPLKHEYIENVGECQNHMIGVGPVLNIYPWNKELYLIRYNNYDRAVINTVPYDVVHRWYTAHRTLTKELRRPENEFWVKLKPGKVLFIDNWRVLHGRESFTGYRQLCGCYLTRDDVLNTARLLGLQA
- the TMLHE gene encoding trimethyllysine dioxygenase, mitochondrial isoform X10 encodes the protein MAIIQFSRMWNCKLSHLQSKLQALLKGGVICRTLQQPNFKSSFLLTIHRYHTVSKPLNCAWQQHEDHFGPDGHVTRYDLDWLAKNSYEGQKQKVIQPRILWNAEIYQQAQVPSVDFQSFLESNEGLKKFLQNFLLYGIAFVENVPPTQEHTARLAERISLIRETIYGRMWHFTSDFSRGDTAYTKLALDRHTDTTYFQEPCGIQVFHCLKHEGTGGRTLLVDGFYAAEQVLQKAPEEFELLSKVPLKHEYIENVGECQNHMIGVGPVLNIYPWNKELYLIRYNNYDRAVINTVPYDVVHRWYTAHRTLTKELRRPENEFWVKLKPGKVLFIDNWRVLHGRESFTGYRQLCGCYLTRDDVLNTARLLGLQA
- the TMLHE gene encoding trimethyllysine dioxygenase, mitochondrial isoform X9, translating into MKRQKFSRMWNCKLSHLQSKLQALLKGGVICRTLQQPNFKSSFLLTIHRYHTVSKPLNCAWQQHEDHFGPDGHVTRYDLDWLAKNSYEGQKQKVIQPRILWNAEIYQQAQVPSVDFQSFLESNEGLKKFLQNFLLYGIAFVENVPPTQEHTARLAERISLIRETIYGRMWHFTSDFSRGDTAYTKLALDRHTDTTYFQEPCGIQVFHCLKHEGTGGRTLLVDGFYAAEQVLQKAPEEFELLSKVPLKHEYIENVGECQNHMIGVGPVLNIYPWNKELYLIRYNNYDRAVINTVPYDVVHRWYTAHRTLTKELRRPENEFWVKLKPGKVLFIDNWRVLHGRESFTGYRQLCGCYLTRDDVLNTARLLGLQA